Proteins encoded by one window of Streptomyces sp. NBC_01707:
- a CDS encoding UvrD-helicase domain-containing protein, protein MSPSGRGPLTREQLIAAGTPHRRLYIEAAPGSGKTTVAAQRFGIQRFRSGNDPRAIIAVSFTRSATTELRSRVLSQWGPAALAWPHRIVTLDTIVCDLLTHLLSTGHVNWPAGHRSLTVIDHWRVLLPTTWSNWGPILTLDGDQVVARGARSADKDNRPTLADLNEALAGGWCTHQEVRRLLEMALANSSTRDVLLARLAQTVRALIVDEIFDANALDLALVRLAADAGLDITVVGDPWQALYGFRGARPDQVPALVEEANLVQRDLPTSFRWKSEDQSQLAHRLRAGEEVSLPQGHAEDVDVLLALQWNQLWDTGPHVLPLAYKSFKGQAQEAACTLLLSELTQRTFGGNATFHNDALTTLDIESQALGRLRPSLGTLLDDLAGTRDIDEILTSLKTVIGEESDRQIPRHHKTHRVRLEQLRARLRIPAAQLIPGLTAHQAKGREWDRVGVCLSSAEQGALSHGLNSGNEDHRKLYVALTRARWTTLAIAGEAP, encoded by the coding sequence GTGAGCCCCTCGGGCAGGGGACCCCTCACCCGGGAGCAGTTGATCGCAGCTGGGACGCCCCACCGCCGGCTGTATATCGAAGCGGCCCCCGGGTCCGGCAAGACCACTGTGGCCGCCCAGCGCTTCGGCATTCAGCGGTTCCGCAGTGGCAACGATCCACGCGCCATCATCGCGGTCAGCTTCACCCGCTCGGCAACGACCGAACTCCGCAGCCGCGTGCTCAGCCAATGGGGGCCCGCGGCCCTGGCGTGGCCGCACCGCATCGTCACCCTGGACACCATTGTCTGCGATCTGCTCACACACCTGCTGAGCACTGGACACGTGAACTGGCCTGCGGGCCATCGCTCGCTCACCGTCATCGATCACTGGCGAGTGCTGTTACCCACCACGTGGAGCAACTGGGGACCCATCCTCACGTTGGACGGCGACCAGGTCGTTGCAAGGGGGGCACGCTCGGCCGACAAGGACAACCGACCTACCCTGGCAGACCTCAACGAGGCTCTGGCTGGGGGCTGGTGCACCCATCAAGAGGTCCGGCGCCTTTTGGAGATGGCTCTGGCCAACAGCAGTACGCGCGACGTCCTACTCGCGCGCCTTGCCCAGACCGTCCGTGCGCTCATCGTCGATGAGATATTCGATGCCAATGCGCTCGACCTGGCTTTGGTCCGGCTCGCTGCCGACGCGGGACTGGACATCACCGTGGTCGGCGACCCATGGCAGGCACTGTATGGCTTCCGAGGGGCCCGCCCCGACCAGGTTCCAGCCCTTGTTGAGGAAGCCAACCTCGTCCAGCGGGACCTTCCCACATCCTTCCGATGGAAGAGCGAAGACCAGTCCCAGTTGGCACACCGGCTACGAGCCGGAGAAGAGGTAAGCCTGCCACAAGGGCACGCCGAAGACGTGGACGTCCTCCTCGCCCTGCAGTGGAACCAACTCTGGGACACCGGACCCCACGTCCTGCCCCTTGCCTACAAAAGCTTCAAGGGACAAGCCCAGGAAGCAGCGTGCACTCTTCTGCTCAGCGAACTTACCCAGCGAACCTTTGGCGGCAACGCCACCTTCCACAACGACGCCCTGACCACGCTTGATATCGAAAGCCAAGCGCTGGGTCGCCTGCGCCCAAGCTTGGGCACCCTTCTCGACGACCTTGCAGGCACGAGAGACATCGACGAGATCTTGACCAGTCTCAAGACCGTCATTGGGGAGGAAAGCGACCGCCAAATCCCCCGACACCACAAGACTCACCGCGTTCGTCTGGAGCAACTCCGTGCTCGGCTCCGCATACCGGCAGCTCAGCTGATCCCTGGGCTCACCGCCCATCAGGCCAAGGGCCGCGAGTGGGACCGTGTCGGAGTGTGCCTCAGCAGCGCCGAGCAGGGGGCCTTGAGTCATGGGCTTAATTCCGGCAACGAAGACCACCGCAAACTCTACGTCGCCCTCACGCGAGCTAGGTGGACGACCTTGGCCATCGCGGGCGAAGCGCCGTGA
- a CDS encoding AAA family ATPase — MYLSRVRVSGLRASAEGEIDCPLPGRFSVLIGANGAGKTTVTDALYLAHTSRFPLLPRQGAAALGREASVEVQYTFEDSAGHEGPLGRSLQNSLHQTGEGTAQKWGAVLERDLGTIRSRVKGSEAQNPGLGTDPFKFIYLPAWRNPLDELARREARILIELLRAEQERLDGTRSLVPLRVQASRLLEDLAKDGLIQAIEERIGAHLFALTSGVQQQWPYVRGQVIDDSYLARVLEMMLAVMEGRTTARPLEVSGLGYVNLLHIAVTLAAIPDSTQRAAPEGAPQSETHPKPDDMTEAEEEQRALEGLTQAEAEAESEADSFFPRTAFHATIVIEEPEAHLHPQLQHALVRYLRKSVRDRPELQIVLSSHATDIIASCNPEDLVVLRHTGAGRRVCRPIAAIQMKDRDRTLRMARIHMDASRSAALFAERLVVVEGVTEAAILRDFGRAWAADDPAKRAFIEALSIVYVGSKVGAWTSRLLATKGEELCTRLAVLTDSDKPFDQGYSAPKWVKDHDPDVVRAFISHPTLEPSIVDGNELLISTALTAIDATVPDQVTPEAVHDLFKSARVATKTSPATKAGPLSAEKAAFADSLAACLAEAVEGGQTVHVPGHLRELFEFLHPQPAAKTGGDGEVDEAHERAEGAVGPAALTWPLDPTSAGDQVATAAPMGAGGLWPAASFVPDDADPAGHWPTAAVPTSEVDSATGVSEPGER, encoded by the coding sequence GTGTATCTGAGCCGCGTGAGGGTATCCGGACTGAGAGCAAGCGCCGAGGGGGAGATTGACTGCCCGTTGCCGGGGCGCTTCAGCGTGTTGATCGGCGCGAATGGCGCGGGCAAGACCACTGTCACCGACGCCCTATATCTGGCGCACACCAGCCGCTTCCCTCTGCTGCCACGACAGGGCGCCGCCGCTCTCGGGAGGGAAGCAAGCGTCGAGGTGCAATACACCTTTGAGGACTCCGCGGGCCACGAAGGGCCGCTGGGCAGATCGCTGCAAAACTCCCTGCACCAAACCGGTGAGGGCACCGCCCAGAAATGGGGAGCTGTCCTGGAACGCGACCTCGGCACCATCCGGTCCCGAGTTAAGGGGAGCGAAGCCCAGAACCCAGGGCTGGGCACGGATCCGTTCAAATTCATCTATCTTCCGGCTTGGCGCAACCCTCTGGATGAGCTGGCGCGTCGTGAGGCCCGCATCCTGATTGAGCTGCTGCGTGCCGAGCAGGAACGGCTGGACGGCACCCGCAGTCTGGTGCCGCTGCGGGTGCAGGCTTCTCGTCTCCTGGAGGACCTGGCCAAGGACGGCCTTATCCAAGCGATTGAAGAACGCATCGGCGCACATCTCTTCGCACTCACCTCGGGTGTGCAGCAGCAGTGGCCCTACGTCCGCGGTCAGGTGATCGACGACTCCTACCTCGCCCGGGTCCTGGAGATGATGTTGGCCGTCATGGAAGGCCGTACCACAGCCCGCCCGCTAGAGGTCTCGGGCCTGGGCTATGTCAACCTGCTGCATATCGCTGTGACCTTGGCCGCAATCCCCGACTCCACCCAGCGCGCCGCCCCAGAAGGCGCACCGCAGTCAGAGACGCACCCCAAGCCCGATGACATGACGGAGGCGGAGGAGGAACAGCGAGCGCTGGAAGGCCTCACCCAGGCCGAAGCCGAGGCCGAGTCCGAGGCAGACTCCTTTTTTCCCCGCACAGCATTCCACGCCACCATCGTCATCGAGGAGCCAGAAGCTCACCTCCACCCCCAGCTGCAGCACGCCCTCGTGCGCTACCTACGCAAGTCCGTCCGGGATCGCCCAGAACTGCAGATCGTGCTCTCCAGCCACGCCACCGACATCATCGCCTCCTGCAATCCGGAAGATCTCGTAGTGCTGCGGCACACGGGAGCTGGCCGCCGTGTCTGCCGACCGATCGCCGCAATCCAGATGAAGGATCGCGATCGTACGCTGCGCATGGCTCGCATTCACATGGATGCCAGCCGCTCCGCTGCCCTGTTCGCCGAACGGCTTGTGGTGGTGGAAGGGGTCACCGAAGCCGCTATCCTCCGTGACTTCGGCCGTGCCTGGGCAGCGGACGACCCTGCGAAGCGCGCCTTTATCGAGGCTTTGAGCATCGTCTATGTCGGATCCAAGGTCGGAGCCTGGACTTCCCGGCTTCTCGCCACGAAAGGCGAGGAACTCTGTACAAGGTTGGCCGTGCTGACCGACAGCGACAAGCCTTTCGACCAGGGATACTCTGCTCCGAAGTGGGTCAAGGATCACGATCCCGACGTCGTACGGGCCTTCATTAGCCACCCGACACTGGAGCCATCCATTGTGGACGGCAATGAGCTCCTCATATCTACTGCCCTGACTGCGATCGATGCTACGGTCCCCGATCAGGTGACCCCGGAAGCAGTACACGACCTGTTCAAGAGCGCACGCGTGGCCACGAAGACGTCGCCCGCTACGAAGGCAGGGCCGCTCTCTGCGGAGAAGGCGGCGTTCGCCGATTCTCTTGCCGCATGCCTCGCAGAGGCCGTTGAAGGTGGTCAGACGGTTCACGTTCCAGGGCATCTCAGGGAACTCTTCGAATTCCTTCACCCGCAGCCTGCGGCTAAGACTGGCGGTGACGGGGAGGTCGATGAAGCCCACGAGAGAGCCGAGGGCGCCGTTGGGCCCGCCGCACTCACCTGGCCTCTGGACCCGACGTCGGCTGGTGATCAGGTTGCTACCGCAGCACCGATGGGTGCTGGCGGGCTCTGGCCTGCAGCTTCCTTTGTGCCCGACGACGCTGACCCTGCAGGACATTGGCCTACGGCAGCCGTACCGACTAGCGAAGTTGACTCAGCCACCGGCGTATCGGAACCGGGGGAGCGGTAG
- a CDS encoding DUF6009 family protein, with product MSSLITEDEISHEVDLVWLEGIDDLDYVRQSLDRLPTRKGKPAYYRDGRMVGYALLGPTAKSSRSSGTFRRRVFWLLPHDRDSEPDGLYAKGAPAEAVDPRTLAARVKGFKTERSEGGPPSTAMQELGIQLPL from the coding sequence ATGAGCTCCCTGATCACCGAGGACGAGATCAGCCACGAAGTAGACCTCGTCTGGCTGGAAGGCATCGACGATCTCGACTACGTGCGCCAAAGCCTCGACCGCCTTCCGACGCGGAAGGGCAAACCCGCCTACTATCGTGACGGTCGCATGGTCGGCTATGCCCTCCTCGGTCCCACGGCCAAGTCCTCCCGCTCTTCCGGCACTTTTCGACGCCGTGTTTTCTGGCTCCTGCCCCATGACCGCGACTCGGAGCCAGACGGTTTGTACGCCAAGGGCGCTCCGGCCGAAGCGGTCGATCCGCGCACCCTCGCGGCGCGAGTGAAAGGCTTCAAGACGGAGCGTTCTGAGGGTGGACCGCCCTCGACCGCGATGCAGGAACTTGGGATACAACTCCCCCTGTAG
- a CDS encoding phage/plasmid primase, P4 family: MTTPGSNETLFDFNAEAVAAQIRAQGSTVPLPTQSDAKRAASGPATEAGLLPDTLSDRGNAKLFVRLYANDYRHVPGIGWYRWDTTRWQIDEDDTVLWAAGDLAENIAGHDPRGVFTSTALNQHRRRALSTTGINAMLTQAKSAPGMVLNAALLDADPYALCTPDGIVDLRTALLKTPDPNKDFHSRSTSVGPQHVPAPRWERFLTDTFGDDTEGREMISYLQLLLGYSVTGDVGAQVLPFLFGSGKNGKSVLLDVLMKLLGDYADAAPPGFLMARPYEGHPTDLAELHGRRVIVCSEVKPGDKFDEARVKLLTGGDRIKARRMRQDFFSFQPTHKLWLLGNHRPEVGTGGFAFWRRMCLIPFERVVPDDRKIDNLADILVTEEGPGILGWLIDGARRYLAGDRDLTGPERVRIATTAYAETEDHTGRFYEEACIMAAELRAEQTALYAVYKAWCHNEGAPAMSSRAFAARTRELVGLKSPKEMILSNQRKHYPGIGLLTDEERDARP, translated from the coding sequence ATGACGACGCCGGGAAGCAACGAAACGCTCTTCGATTTCAACGCCGAGGCCGTGGCCGCCCAGATCCGTGCTCAAGGCTCCACGGTTCCTCTGCCGACTCAGTCCGACGCGAAGCGAGCCGCGTCTGGCCCCGCGACCGAGGCCGGACTTCTACCTGACACCCTTTCCGACCGCGGCAATGCCAAGCTGTTCGTCCGGCTGTACGCCAACGACTACCGGCACGTCCCCGGCATCGGCTGGTATCGCTGGGACACCACCCGCTGGCAGATCGACGAGGACGACACTGTGCTGTGGGCGGCGGGCGACCTCGCTGAGAACATCGCGGGGCACGACCCCCGTGGTGTCTTCACCAGCACCGCCCTGAACCAACACCGGCGGCGTGCGCTATCCACCACCGGGATCAACGCCATGCTGACCCAAGCCAAATCCGCTCCCGGAATGGTCCTAAACGCGGCCCTCCTCGACGCCGACCCCTACGCCCTGTGCACGCCCGACGGAATCGTCGACCTGCGTACAGCTCTCCTGAAGACACCCGACCCAAACAAGGACTTCCACTCGCGCTCCACCAGCGTCGGCCCCCAGCACGTCCCTGCCCCCCGCTGGGAGCGTTTCCTGACCGACACCTTCGGCGACGACACCGAAGGCCGTGAAATGATCAGCTATCTCCAGCTGCTGCTGGGATACTCCGTCACCGGTGACGTCGGTGCACAGGTCCTTCCCTTCCTCTTCGGTTCCGGAAAGAACGGCAAATCCGTACTGCTGGACGTCCTGATGAAGCTGCTCGGCGACTACGCTGACGCGGCGCCCCCAGGCTTCCTCATGGCCCGCCCCTACGAGGGCCACCCAACCGACCTTGCTGAACTCCACGGTCGGCGCGTCATCGTGTGCTCCGAGGTCAAACCAGGCGACAAGTTCGACGAGGCCCGCGTCAAACTGCTCACTGGCGGAGACCGCATCAAGGCACGCCGCATGCGCCAGGACTTCTTCAGCTTCCAGCCCACGCACAAATTGTGGCTCCTGGGCAACCACCGCCCCGAAGTCGGTACCGGAGGCTTCGCGTTCTGGCGCCGTATGTGCCTGATCCCCTTCGAACGCGTCGTTCCTGACGACCGGAAGATCGACAACCTTGCCGACATCCTGGTCACCGAGGAGGGGCCAGGCATCCTCGGCTGGCTCATCGACGGTGCCCGCCGCTACCTCGCCGGCGACCGCGATCTCACCGGTCCCGAGCGAGTCCGCATCGCCACCACCGCCTACGCGGAGACCGAAGACCACACCGGTCGTTTCTACGAAGAAGCGTGCATCATGGCCGCCGAACTGCGCGCCGAGCAGACCGCCCTCTACGCGGTGTACAAGGCCTGGTGCCACAATGAAGGAGCACCAGCCATGTCCTCCAGGGCGTTTGCCGCCCGCACTCGTGAACTCGTGGGGCTGAAGTCGCCCAAGGAGATGATCCTGTCCAATCAGCGCAAGCACTACCCGGGAATCGGACTGCTCACCGATGAGGAAAGGGACGCCCGCCCATGA
- a CDS encoding bifunctional DNA primase/polymerase: MATASWCARRGWPVHPLAPGRKTPAANCASCRATRHSPTQCPCLAADRWCHGFHAATLDQRRISQWWGSRPDFGVAVACGPASLVVIDIDAHQTQPPSRDRILPGIPIADHVDLTGLANGFHTLAVLAALRGQPCPADDQATLRVRTPSGGLHVWYRASDNRRWQCSSGSSSSRALAWQVDVRAHGGYIVAPGTTTEHGTYTVLGDTREPALLPGWLAQELERTGHLPAPHIPAPRPVPPRAQQAVLAAGGGGDRIQRLLTAVLAPVHACGEVSEGAGFSDTLNRAAYTLGGLVAAGRLPEGEAARLLTHTAIAARPGQERRIELIISSGLAAGLKHPLHPHGGRP; encoded by the coding sequence TTGGCCACCGCCAGCTGGTGCGCGCGCCGGGGCTGGCCGGTGCATCCGCTTGCTCCAGGGCGCAAGACACCGGCCGCCAACTGCGCGTCGTGTCGTGCGACTCGACACAGCCCCACACAGTGCCCCTGTCTAGCCGCAGACCGCTGGTGCCACGGATTCCATGCCGCCACCCTCGACCAGCGCCGCATCAGCCAATGGTGGGGTTCGAGGCCGGACTTCGGAGTCGCTGTCGCCTGCGGCCCTGCAAGCCTCGTCGTCATCGACATCGATGCCCACCAGACTCAGCCCCCCAGCCGCGACCGTATCCTGCCGGGAATCCCCATCGCCGACCACGTAGACCTCACGGGACTGGCCAACGGCTTCCACACGCTCGCCGTCCTGGCCGCCCTCAGGGGCCAGCCATGTCCCGCGGACGACCAGGCGACCCTGCGAGTGAGGACTCCATCCGGAGGCCTCCACGTCTGGTACCGAGCCTCGGACAATCGCCGCTGGCAGTGCTCCTCCGGGTCCAGCTCCAGCCGTGCCCTCGCCTGGCAGGTTGATGTTCGCGCCCACGGCGGTTACATCGTTGCCCCCGGCACGACCACCGAACACGGCACCTACACCGTCCTCGGGGACACCCGCGAACCTGCCCTCCTCCCAGGCTGGCTTGCCCAGGAACTCGAGCGCACCGGACACCTGCCCGCCCCTCATATCCCCGCCCCCCGGCCGGTGCCCCCCCGTGCCCAGCAGGCCGTCCTGGCGGCGGGCGGCGGCGGCGACCGCATCCAGCGCCTCCTCACGGCCGTCCTGGCCCCCGTCCATGCCTGTGGAGAAGTCAGCGAAGGAGCTGGTTTCTCCGACACGCTCAACCGGGCCGCCTACACACTGGGCGGCCTGGTCGCGGCCGGGCGCCTGCCCGAGGGCGAAGCGGCCCGCCTGCTGACCCACACTGCCATTGCCGCTCGCCCGGGCCAGGAACGCCGCATCGAGCTGATCATTAGCAGCGGACTGGCCGCAGGCCTCAAGCACCCCCTCCACCCCCATGGAGGCCGCCCATGA
- a CDS encoding 3'-5' exonuclease (3'-5' exonuclease of DNA polymerase III), translating to MAVDIGTTGNRYGVDRILGAALRTTDGTGRCWLIDPGPGRLSVAPCKRHGITVEQARAEGRPAAQALDEVATVLAGHLATKEPLVAWHAPFVLTILEAELLRHDLAPLADRVPNGLAPICDPLVLDRHADPFRSGGRALETVTEWYGIVHDCPGDPRSDAEAALVLAYVIGACLLSAHRKAVAAGPAPRTGSMA from the coding sequence ATGGCCGTGGACATTGGCACCACCGGGAACCGGTACGGCGTCGACCGGATCCTGGGCGCGGCGCTACGCACCACCGACGGAACCGGCCGGTGCTGGTTGATTGACCCTGGCCCGGGCCGACTGTCCGTCGCACCTTGCAAGCGCCACGGCATCACAGTGGAGCAGGCACGGGCTGAGGGAAGACCTGCCGCTCAAGCCTTGGATGAGGTGGCAACCGTACTTGCCGGCCACTTGGCGACCAAAGAGCCGCTGGTGGCATGGCATGCTCCCTTCGTTCTGACCATCCTGGAAGCCGAGCTGCTACGGCACGATCTCGCGCCCCTCGCCGATCGCGTCCCCAACGGCCTGGCGCCGATCTGTGATCCTCTCGTATTGGACCGGCACGCTGACCCTTTCCGCTCTGGCGGGCGTGCGCTAGAGACCGTCACCGAGTGGTACGGCATCGTGCACGATTGTCCTGGTGATCCGCGGAGTGACGCCGAAGCCGCACTCGTTCTCGCCTACGTCATTGGGGCCTGCCTGCTATCCGCCCATCGGAAGGCTGTCGCGGCCGGCCCTGCACCGCGAACAGGTTCAATGGCATGA
- a CDS encoding sulfite exporter TauE/SafE family protein yields the protein MEWELVAAGLAVGMLIAAVTSPVGVSGAVFLLPVQLSIFAVPNPAATPTNLLYNVVAGPGALLRYRRDGALGGPLVRRLVLGTLPGVILRAVIRVFALPGPNVFRFLVAALMLPLGTWLIITTLRPKPPGTQHPQPAPRTVTSLALAVGIVGGIYGIGGGSILGPILVGRGVPVSQVAPAALASTFATSLVGASTYALLSLNHSGSIAPDWLLGLACGLGGLVGSYLGTRLQSRMPETLLRLLLGTLAAGLGTVYAINALS from the coding sequence GTGGAGTGGGAACTGGTCGCGGCCGGCCTCGCGGTCGGGATGCTGATCGCTGCGGTGACCTCGCCGGTTGGAGTGTCCGGGGCGGTGTTCCTGCTCCCCGTACAACTCAGCATCTTCGCCGTGCCCAACCCGGCCGCAACACCGACCAACCTGCTCTACAACGTGGTGGCGGGGCCCGGCGCACTGCTGCGCTATCGACGCGACGGCGCCCTCGGCGGACCGCTCGTGCGCCGTCTGGTGCTGGGCACGCTGCCCGGCGTGATTCTCAGAGCGGTCATCCGCGTGTTCGCCCTTCCGGGCCCGAACGTCTTCCGCTTCCTGGTCGCCGCTCTCATGCTGCCGCTCGGAACCTGGCTCATCATCACGACCCTCCGCCCGAAGCCTCCGGGGACTCAACACCCTCAGCCTGCGCCCCGGACGGTCACCTCCCTGGCGCTCGCGGTCGGGATCGTGGGCGGCATCTATGGCATCGGCGGCGGTTCGATCCTCGGCCCCATCCTGGTCGGCCGCGGCGTCCCCGTCTCCCAGGTCGCCCCAGCCGCACTCGCCTCCACCTTCGCCACCTCGCTGGTTGGCGCCTCGACCTACGCCCTACTGTCCCTGAACCACAGCGGCAGCATCGCCCCCGACTGGCTTCTCGGCCTGGCTTGCGGTCTGGGCGGCCTCGTGGGGAGCTACCTCGGCACCCGCCTCCAGTCGCGAATGCCCGAGACCCTCCTCCGCTTGCTCCTTGGAACTTTGGCCGCCGGGCTAGGCACGGTCTATGCGATCAACGCACTGAGCTGA
- a CDS encoding DUF6233 domain-containing protein: MGGRAGDRCGRRIVAVHQGWCRPAGPRVKGISREQALSLVAGDTALTCQRCQPDTQLSVL; this comes from the coding sequence CTGGGTGGTCGAGCAGGGGATCGGTGCGGGCGCCGGATCGTCGCAGTGCATCAGGGCTGGTGTCGGCCAGCCGGGCCACGGGTCAAGGGCATCTCTCGCGAGCAGGCGCTGAGCCTGGTGGCCGGGGACACCGCTCTGACCTGCCAAAGGTGCCAGCCTGACACCCAGCTCAGCGTGCTCTGA
- a CDS encoding ParB/RepB/Spo0J family partition protein has translation MSKADRLGAGASFGQTQTISARRAAINANTSAPTEGAPPPVKLPVDLISLNPDNPRSELGDLTDLSASLRDHGQKTAISIMGRFAYLEGNPEREHDLEPDTKYVVIDGNSRLAASREAGLTDIKVMLDDDLGSNPDEILESALVANIHRQDLDHLDEAKALDQLLKVHGTQEALAARLHRSQGWVSQRLALLTLTPELKQRLQSGEESAALLRRVGKKKAEEQEVHLRLLKEREAQEAADKKARAKQRVASSHRQPSQTPPAENLLSGPSKPVGEDAPSPDHYAVMNGSASDETAGSDLPKPREAAGTAIRLPSLDPGALSQLIIAELDAPTRRKLTELLVDYKIEETKRMRAEQASAAGRK, from the coding sequence ATGAGCAAGGCAGACAGGCTCGGCGCCGGTGCGTCGTTCGGACAGACACAGACCATTAGCGCACGCCGCGCCGCGATCAACGCCAACACCAGCGCCCCGACGGAGGGAGCACCGCCCCCCGTCAAGCTGCCTGTTGACCTCATCAGTCTGAACCCGGACAACCCACGGTCGGAACTCGGCGACCTGACCGACCTCAGCGCCAGTCTTCGCGACCACGGTCAGAAGACCGCGATCAGCATCATGGGCCGGTTCGCCTACCTCGAGGGCAACCCCGAGCGAGAGCACGACCTTGAGCCGGACACCAAGTACGTCGTCATCGACGGCAACTCCCGTCTCGCCGCGTCTCGGGAAGCCGGCCTCACCGACATCAAGGTCATGCTCGACGACGACCTCGGCAGCAACCCCGACGAAATACTGGAATCGGCCCTCGTCGCCAACATCCACCGCCAGGACCTCGACCACCTCGACGAAGCCAAAGCCCTCGACCAACTACTGAAGGTCCACGGCACACAGGAGGCGCTCGCGGCCCGACTCCACCGCTCCCAGGGATGGGTGTCCCAGAGGCTCGCACTCCTCACCCTGACCCCCGAGCTGAAGCAGAGGCTGCAGTCCGGTGAGGAATCCGCAGCGCTTCTAAGGCGAGTCGGCAAGAAGAAGGCCGAAGAGCAGGAGGTGCACCTGCGGCTGCTCAAGGAAAGGGAAGCGCAGGAAGCCGCAGACAAGAAGGCTCGCGCAAAGCAGCGTGTCGCAAGCAGTCACAGGCAGCCCTCCCAGACTCCGCCCGCCGAGAACCTCTTGAGCGGGCCGTCCAAGCCGGTAGGGGAAGACGCGCCGTCTCCCGATCATTACGCCGTAATGAATGGGTCCGCTTCTGACGAGACAGCTGGGAGCGATCTGCCGAAGCCGCGAGAGGCCGCTGGCACTGCGATCCGGCTGCCATCCCTTGATCCTGGGGCTCTGTCGCAGCTGATCATTGCTGAGCTCGATGCCCCGACAAGGCGGAAGCTCACCGAGCTGCTGGTGGACTACAAAATCGAAGAGACAAAGAGGATGCGAGCTGAGCAAGCCTCAGCAGCCGGAAGGAAGTAG
- a CDS encoding ParA family protein: MSSSSPGGDREKVVSKIPVALQLDLKIRAAQHGIDIQHAVEAGIEAWRGLGSNLAPIDTSGAKSFATFLPAGQWDNFRADCASRGVSIIQGLAQSVQMWLETNPAPTVVRPEHPKRIVVCNQKGGVGKTAITAGTGEALAEDANQLHPVRISKHFAAALSEDDDDSPLDYEDLPGLGMRVLLVDFDPQCHLTKQLGQEPLPLEGDSLTKHMSGEAKGQLRDLIVPIEDARFGDRLHLLPACTDAFLLDVKLSGVRAREAALERALTAVEDDYDAVLIDCPPSLGLSMDAAAYYGRRRPGEAPGNSGVLVVVQAEDSSADAYGLLTSQIEDLRNDMHLELDYLGIVVNHYDARRGYIATSSLESWMDIKDPRVVGVIGDLKEQKEAVRVKQPLLAYSPRCDQSVGMRALAREIS, from the coding sequence ATGAGTTCGTCATCCCCAGGCGGCGACCGCGAGAAGGTCGTCTCAAAGATCCCCGTCGCACTACAGCTGGACCTGAAGATCCGGGCCGCCCAGCACGGCATCGACATTCAGCACGCCGTCGAAGCCGGCATCGAGGCCTGGCGCGGGCTCGGGTCCAACCTCGCCCCCATCGACACTTCCGGCGCCAAGTCCTTCGCCACCTTCCTCCCCGCAGGCCAATGGGACAACTTCCGTGCCGACTGCGCCTCCCGCGGAGTCTCCATCATCCAAGGCCTCGCTCAATCAGTGCAGATGTGGCTCGAGACCAACCCGGCTCCCACCGTGGTACGCCCCGAGCACCCCAAGCGGATCGTCGTCTGCAACCAGAAGGGCGGCGTCGGCAAGACCGCCATCACCGCCGGCACAGGTGAGGCCCTGGCTGAAGACGCCAATCAGCTCCACCCCGTGCGGATCTCCAAGCACTTCGCAGCCGCCCTGTCCGAGGATGACGATGACTCTCCCCTCGACTACGAGGACCTGCCGGGCCTTGGCATGAGGGTTCTCTTGGTCGACTTCGACCCCCAGTGCCACCTCACCAAACAGCTTGGCCAGGAACCTCTGCCGCTCGAGGGCGACAGCCTCACCAAGCACATGTCGGGCGAGGCCAAGGGTCAACTGCGTGACCTCATCGTGCCGATAGAGGACGCCCGGTTCGGTGACCGCCTGCACCTCCTGCCCGCGTGCACCGACGCATTCCTCCTGGACGTCAAGCTCTCCGGCGTCCGCGCCCGAGAGGCAGCACTGGAAAGGGCACTCACCGCTGTCGAGGACGATTACGACGCAGTCCTCATCGACTGCCCGCCCAGCCTCGGCCTGAGCATGGACGCCGCCGCGTACTACGGGCGCCGCCGCCCCGGAGAGGCCCCCGGAAACTCCGGTGTACTTGTCGTCGTCCAGGCTGAAGACAGCTCCGCCGACGCCTACGGACTTCTCACCTCGCAGATCGAAGACCTGCGCAACGACATGCACCTCGAACTCGACTACCTCGGCATTGTCGTGAACCACTACGACGCCCGACGTGGATACATCGCCACGTCATCCCTCGAGTCGTGGATGGACATAAAGGATCCCCGAGTAGTCGGAGTCATCGGAGACCTCAAGGAGCAGAAGGAGGCCGTGCGCGTGAAGCAACCCCTGCTGGCGTACTCGCCCCGCTGTGACCAGTCCGTCGGAATGCGGGCCCTGGCCCGGGAGATCTCATGA